The DNA segment cttattctttctttcaaaagcaTAATGCGTCCATTTTGacaacatatttaatttgatttgttttcttttagatAAAGCCTAgtgatttgaatttaaaaaaaaaaactaattacattAGAATGCATGATGAAGAACAAGATTACTGGGAACAGAGAATAGACCACCTTAAGAATGaacatcaattaattaataagataattgAGGATGAATATAAAACATCAATTGAGAAAAgcgacaaattatttaaaacacaaaatgtTACACAAGAAAAAATTCAGAAATTAAAACCGTGCCTTGATTGGAGTTCTAAGGTGAATTTTACacattattctttataaaaatgtatttaaacttggtattattgtgtaagcagaattttatataataatttgcagATTATGCGTTGTTACGAAGATAATCCTCGTCAACCGTTACTATGTTCAGCCGTAGTCCAAGCATTTAACGATTGCGTTACATCAACTCGGCTTggagattaattttttttaatatattaactataaaataattcataaaagtagcaaatttttgttttgtaaattgtatttattataaaaaccgaGGAATTCACAaagaaaattaatgaaattattaattaaaattatttataataagattccTGCTTtagttactttaaatataaatataaatgtatttaatgtcattgaatggtaaaataaaaataattttaatattcacgtgaaacctaaatacaaataaatttatccctatataatttgctttttttgttatcgtggtataaatataatggtatattgtaaatacataatgtcagtgacattttaaattatttgtgattttattatattaaaattggagcactcttaatgaattattatatgaaactttGATAAAAAGATTTTACTGTTTTGAGCTTTTGTTCTTCAGCGTGATTTTCGTACATCGgtatacctatataaatattaagggtATTTTATAcccttaaatgttttattacattcgGTATAACTGGCAGCACTGTTTTTAATGTCAAAGAAATGTCAGTGTTTTTAAATTCGCTAACTGTTGTGTTGAATGTGGTGTGCAGACTTTGTTGTTTCAAAATCTTCAATCATTAAAttggttaaattaaaaaatgaatcgGCAGACTTAGGGCTACAAAACTCGACAGCCttctttacaaaaaaagattGTGTAAAACAGTTCATCATGACTTCTAATGATTCAGAGTTAGATGATCAAACATCTAGTCACACAATTTTAGAGAAAATTAATGCTGTCAATCAAGATATTACCACGAATAAGGTTCGATTCAAATAAGTAATTGAATTATTGTTCGTGTTTagaataaatcttaaatttgaTACATTCCaataacaaatgtttaaatttatttcaggcTCCTGACATAAATGATTTTACTATCGTGAAACCGATTAGTCGCGGTGCCTTCGGAAAAGTTTTTCTCGCTCATAAAAAGAACAATAAGGAACAATTATATGCTATCAAAGTTATGAAAAAATCtgatatgattaataaaaatatggtaaCTCAAGTTGTCACTGAGAGAAATGCATTGGCATTATCCAGAAGCCCATTCtgtgttcatttgttttattccCTGCAGTCAGCATCATCTGTATATTTGGTAAAATTGTctttaattcttttaattttattaatgatacataacttaaaaaacttttttatttctcccttataaaacatttaaaatctgAGAGTTAATGTTTTTAAGGTGATGGAGTACATGGTTGGGGGTGATATGAAATCATTGCTAGGTGTTTATGGGTTTTTAGAAGAAGCCATGGCAGTATTCTATGTGGCTGAAGTAATATTGGCCTTGGAGTATTTGCATAAACACAATATTGTTCATAGAGACTTGAAGCCTGATAATATGTTGATATCCAGAAGTGGCCATGTCAAACTTACCGACTTTGGTTTATCTAAGATTGAAATACATAGAGGTATGTTTgctgaataattttatattgactaCTTAAAtcattaacttataatatataaattataagcattaacttatatattaaggATATTACAATACATGCTAAGCATAGCATGCTATTACAATATCTCATAAAAAAATTTGTGAACAATTAACATATattagtggtagagctttgtgcaagcccatttgGGTTACTAATcattcatcaaatattatactgcctaacagcaatacatagtattgttctGTTCAACTGCACTGCACTGCATGCAActgcacaaggaacataacatcgtagttcccaaggttggtgcattGGATGgaaagtaatggttaatatttcttacacacTGAAGCTCTGACCACTTACCGTCCATTCTCTGTTCTActgtataaacatatttttatttatatggactattaattaaactaatgcTAACTTAACTAACAAAATTTGTTgtgtaaattatctttaaatatataattcttctttAGTACTGAGTACATGTCTCTTTTAAATGACTGGaccagtttttattaaaattcttgtGTGATTAATTGGGGTTCTGGATGATTTAGATTAGACCTGTGattggaattaaataaaattctttttttacaaGTACAAAGTCGGTATGAGCAGCTAGTATGATATATAGCTTAATCAAGATTTATTTATCTCTTTGtttgattatttgtaataaaaaagttaatgaaGTTAGCtcagattaataaatataagaaagttaacaataactgtttttttttttggctgtTTTCAGATTTGGAGATATCGGATTTTGTTAATTGTACACCAAGTTTGAACATGCGTACACCTGGGCAGCTTTTGTCTCTCACTTCTCATCTCTCTTTTGGCTCTGGAGGTGGAGACAGCACACATACCTCTGTCACTGAAACTTGTGAGAACCTTCTTGATGAACTTAAGGAGACTAGTATGATGTTACtatgaaatttattgtaaataacagtttgtatttgattttttgaatatttttatatttttcagctAGAATGAAGAGTGTTTTTCAAGGTATTGATACACTTGAAAATTCACCCATACTGGATCATTCACAACTATCAGGAATACATCCTTTCATGAGTGCAGAAAGTATAAACTTGGACGATATGACTGCaagtatttaatatcaaataataataagatgaatcactttttatatttcctttttaatcattaaagtttttaatgtaatgaatttggaaaataattgtacatttttttgtagAGTCAAGATTCAGGCTCAGAATCATTAAGTTCTTATCACACTTGTGAGAGTTCTAAAAACAGTACAAATTCAAAAAGTAATAAGTCAACAGATGTCAGTAGCACCAATGGGTCTTCCCTTGACTCAAATATATTCACCGATTCACAACAAGATCAGTCTACCTCACCACTGTGTAGAGGTCAGTCTTTAAAGAGAATACCAAGGttggtttgtattttatttacaaacaaaagcATCCAATTTAATAATGAGTAAAATAATGatgaattatattgatatttcttaattaaatcgTTTTAGCATTCGTGCCAAGAAGAGAAAAAGAATTTTAGACTGTGATGGGGACACACCGACAGGTGTAATGGGTCTTGCAGAATCAAAGGAAAATCATAGTGGCTTAACCCAAGAAATAATGGCCTTGGAACTAGAAGTTAGTCAAAATACACCAAAAAGGATGTCAATACACCCTACACCTGACAGACGTAAAAATCCCCTTAAAGGAGTATTAAAAAAGAGGTTAGTAATGTAATTtccaaaataatacttaaatcaaaatagtttttattcaaGTTGATTCttgacttttaattatttatgaaattaacaaGAACAGGCTTGGgaattattagtaaatttttagCATTGATTTTCTCaatcatattatgtaaatgtcatactataatataataatatacattttacaaataaattttacatggTGTGTTTTTGTCTTTCAGATGGGTTTCTCAAAATGACAGTCACCATTTCAATGTGGGAGTAATATTCTCAACCCCTAATAAGCtaatagctaataataataagtcaccagaaacaaagaagaaagcaaCTAGATTCAATCTTCCTGTTGATGAAACAAATTCAAGCATCAAAGAGAAATCATTTACATTTGGCAAACATATTTCCACAAGCTTGGAGATATTTCCTACGAGAAGACTGAGCaaggtattatttaaaactatttggtttagttattctaaattatataagagaacaattaataaaattatacaaacatttaactgaaaagtcttatatgaaaatacaaaaatttttaaGAATGTAATTTACAGTtacttaaaataagtaaaataaagacATAAGCGCATCAGCAAAACCTAAATTTGTCATCAAATAATTGCTATTTGATTTCAAAGATCTACATAATTGAGAAGTTTCTATTAGAGGGGGTTTGACTTGTGGCCAAATAGATAATGCTCCTTTGTGCCATCTCAGAGTAAAAACAGCTATATCAATTCATGGAAACAGCATAATTAtccataaatgtaattttatttagggCGAAGATAGTAAATCTCCTACGGACTTATGTAAAACGCCTATAGCAACCGCGCAGACGCCGTACAGAACACCAAAGAGTGTGAGAAGAGGAAACCAAGTCTCGGATCAAAGGATTCTTGGTACTCCGGACTATCTCGCTCCAgaattattactaaagtaaatatatgaagttttattttgttttatacttgCTTGCTTTCCCAGGCATGGGTTGTACAAACTTCAGCTTACACACTGTGGAAGATTCTCAGTATCAACCCGCTGCCGAAAAACCCAATCTTTTTATTGGCTTCGACCCGAGGCTTGAAGGCACTGGATTTGCAGCCTcaaatctagccactagactaactcGGCAGTCTTGCATATAACTTATATCTTATCCTCAATATAATGGGctgtttaacataaaaatagttattaatatttgttgttgttggATAAAggcatttaaacataatattagacaaggaattaaaatgaattaatgttttcgtcaaaattatatttattaaagtacatatattttattccagACAAGGGCACGGGCCACCCGTCGACTGGTGGGCACTAGGCGTGTGCCTATATGAGTTCATGACGGGGGTGCCGCCTTTCAACGACGAAACTCCTCAAGCTGTCTTCAAAAACATACTCTCTAGAAGtgagaattttttattttcaatgtcaaAAGTCAAATGAATAATGTATTGTGGTGTCATTCATTATAATTAGTCTTAAAGAT comes from the Nymphalis io chromosome 1, ilAglIoxx1.1, whole genome shotgun sequence genome and includes:
- the LOC126772254 gene encoding MICOS complex subunit MIC25-like → MGTIISKDTRRISFDNTISLNPVLIQSVNESDEMFFDDFNEIKPSDLNLKKKTNYIRMHDEEQDYWEQRIDHLKNEHQLINKIIEDEYKTSIEKSDKLFKTQNVTQEKIQKLKPCLDWSSKIMRCYEDNPRQPLLCSAVVQAFNDCVTSTRLGD
- the LOC126771765 gene encoding serine/threonine-protein kinase greatwall isoform X1 → MWCADFVVSKSSIIKLVKLKNESADLGLQNSTAFFTKKDCVKQFIMTSNDSELDDQTSSHTILEKINAVNQDITTNKAPDINDFTIVKPISRGAFGKVFLAHKKNNKEQLYAIKVMKKSDMINKNMVTQVVTERNALALSRSPFCVHLFYSLQSASSVYLVMEYMVGGDMKSLLGVYGFLEEAMAVFYVAEVILALEYLHKHNIVHRDLKPDNMLISRSGHVKLTDFGLSKIEIHRDLEISDFVNCTPSLNMRTPGQLLSLTSHLSFGSGGGDSTHTSVTETCENLLDELKETTRMKSVFQGIDTLENSPILDHSQLSGIHPFMSAESINLDDMTSQDSGSESLSSYHTCESSKNSTNSKSNKSTDVSSTNGSSLDSNIFTDSQQDQSTSPLCRGQSLKRIPSIRAKKRKRILDCDGDTPTGVMGLAESKENHSGLTQEIMALELEVSQNTPKRMSIHPTPDRRKNPLKGVLKKRWVSQNDSHHFNVGVIFSTPNKLIANNNKSPETKKKATRFNLPVDETNSSIKEKSFTFGKHISTSLEIFPTRRLSKGEDSKSPTDLCKTPIATAQTPYRTPKSVRRGNQVSDQRILGTPDYLAPELLLKQGHGPPVDWWALGVCLYEFMTGVPPFNDETPQAVFKNILSRNIEWPEDEEALSAEAVGAIEALLTVDAAARPAASDVRRMPLFRRVDWERQLLAEPPFVPTLDDIYDTGYFQARNILQHLNVSNFDM
- the LOC126771765 gene encoding serine/threonine-protein kinase greatwall isoform X2 — its product is MWCADFVVSKSSIIKLVKLKNESADLGLQNSTAFFTKKDCVKQFIMTSNDSELDDQTSSHTILEKINAVNQDITTNKAPDINDFTIVKPISRGAFGKVFLAHKKNNKEQLYAIKVMKKSDMINKNMVTQVVTERNALALSRSPFCVHLFYSLQSASSVYLVMEYMVGGDMKSLLGVYGFLEEAMAVFYVAEVILALEYLHKHNIVHRDLKPDNMLISRSGHVKLTDFGLSKIEIHRDLEISDFVNCTPSLNMRTPGQLLSLTSHLSFGSGGGDSTHTSVTETSRMKSVFQGIDTLENSPILDHSQLSGIHPFMSAESINLDDMTSQDSGSESLSSYHTCESSKNSTNSKSNKSTDVSSTNGSSLDSNIFTDSQQDQSTSPLCRGQSLKRIPSIRAKKRKRILDCDGDTPTGVMGLAESKENHSGLTQEIMALELEVSQNTPKRMSIHPTPDRRKNPLKGVLKKRWVSQNDSHHFNVGVIFSTPNKLIANNNKSPETKKKATRFNLPVDETNSSIKEKSFTFGKHISTSLEIFPTRRLSKGEDSKSPTDLCKTPIATAQTPYRTPKSVRRGNQVSDQRILGTPDYLAPELLLKQGHGPPVDWWALGVCLYEFMTGVPPFNDETPQAVFKNILSRNIEWPEDEEALSAEAVGAIEALLTVDAAARPAASDVRRMPLFRRVDWERQLLAEPPFVPTLDDIYDTGYFQARNILQHLNVSNFDM